From the genome of Arthrobacter alpinus, one region includes:
- the cysD gene encoding sulfate adenylyltransferase subunit CysD, which translates to MMNVRGARVKRNLTQLQTLESEAIYIIREIVAEVEYPAMLFSGGKDSIVMLHLAAKAFAPAAIPFPLLHIDTGHNFPEVLAFRDRCVEKYRVSLIVGSVQDAIDRGVAFEEANGSRNRSQTPVLLETAAKHGFNALMGGARRDEEKARAKERIFSFRDEFGQWDPKNQRPELWDIFNAQVHPGESIRVFPLSNWTELDVWDYIAQERIGVPAIYYAHERTVFERNGMWFAANEFCRPKETEPTSRQTVRYRTVGDATLTAAVLSDADTVEKIVEEICVTRITERGATRGDDKVSEAAMEDRKKEGYF; encoded by the coding sequence ATGATGAACGTGCGTGGTGCGCGGGTAAAACGGAACCTGACCCAGCTTCAGACTCTGGAATCCGAGGCAATCTACATCATCCGTGAAATTGTCGCCGAAGTTGAGTATCCGGCCATGCTATTCTCAGGCGGCAAGGATTCAATCGTCATGCTCCATCTGGCGGCAAAGGCATTTGCGCCGGCAGCCATACCTTTTCCGCTCCTGCACATCGATACCGGGCATAACTTTCCTGAAGTCCTGGCATTTCGGGACCGATGCGTGGAAAAGTATCGGGTCAGCCTGATAGTTGGCTCCGTCCAGGACGCCATTGACCGGGGCGTCGCTTTTGAGGAAGCAAATGGGTCCAGGAACCGGAGTCAGACCCCGGTTCTGTTGGAAACGGCAGCGAAACACGGCTTCAATGCGCTCATGGGTGGTGCCCGTAGGGACGAGGAAAAAGCTCGTGCCAAAGAACGCATATTTTCTTTCCGTGACGAATTCGGCCAGTGGGATCCCAAGAACCAGCGCCCCGAATTGTGGGATATCTTCAATGCCCAGGTTCACCCGGGGGAGAGCATCAGGGTATTTCCTCTCTCCAATTGGACTGAGCTGGACGTTTGGGACTACATCGCACAGGAACGGATAGGGGTTCCTGCGATCTACTACGCGCATGAGCGTACGGTGTTCGAACGCAACGGCATGTGGTTCGCGGCCAACGAGTTTTGCCGGCCCAAAGAGACCGAGCCCACCTCGAGGCAAACAGTGCGGTACAGGACCGTTGGTGATGCAACTTTGACTGCGGCGGTGCTTTCAGATGCAGACACGGTTGAAAAGATTGTCGAAGAGATTTGCGTGACTCGAATCACCGAGCGCGGGGCAACCAGAGGCGACGACAAAGTAAGTGAAGCCGCCATGGAGGATCGAAAAAAAGAGGGGTACTTCTGA